A section of the Stenotrophomonas sp. 364 genome encodes:
- a CDS encoding GspH/FimT family pseudopilin, with amino-acid sequence MFELTVTLAVAAVLCAIALPGLQPLLDRQRAASARQVLSSHLAFARLAAIQQRQAIRVCASIDGTTCSGDANGWATGWIVHRAGPEGGPATAEGPALRHHTPGYPPGWTIRSSDGRRHLRFLPDGRAWGTNLTLQICVRGDLMAEVVVNNSGRVRSESVRRPGGCPP; translated from the coding sequence TTGTTTGAACTGACCGTGACCCTCGCCGTCGCAGCCGTGCTGTGCGCCATCGCCCTGCCCGGCCTGCAGCCGCTGCTGGACCGGCAGCGGGCCGCCAGCGCGCGGCAGGTGCTGAGCAGCCACCTGGCCTTCGCGCGGCTGGCCGCCATCCAGCAGCGCCAGGCCATCCGGGTGTGCGCCAGCATCGATGGCACAACCTGCAGCGGGGATGCGAACGGCTGGGCGACGGGCTGGATCGTCCACCGCGCGGGACCGGAGGGGGGCCCGGCCACCGCGGAGGGTCCAGCGCTGCGGCATCACACGCCGGGCTACCCGCCCGGCTGGACGATCCGCTCCAGCGATGGGCGACGGCATCTGCGCTTCCTGCCCGATGGCCGCGCCTGGGGTACCAATCTCACCCTGCAGATCTGCGTCCGGGGTGACTTGATGGCAGAAGTCGTGGTGAACAACAGCGGGCGGGTGCGCTCGGAGAGCGTGCGGCGTCCAGGGGGGTGTCCACCCTGA
- a CDS encoding MotA/TolQ/ExbB proton channel family protein: MWELVKAGGWPMVPLLLLGVLALAIVLERFWTLRRNEVLPPGLGQEVRNWAARGKLDPSHIQSLRANSPLGALLAVALEARNRPRDQIRERIEDAGRHLVHRMERFLNALGTIASAGPLLGLLGTVVGMIQMFLGILDHGVGDVNQLAGGIGKALVCTATGMIVAIPALMFHRYFKGRIGGYVIEMEQEASALLDALDGRPGVMNTGARAPTAAPAAPVTAKG; the protein is encoded by the coding sequence GTGTGGGAACTGGTCAAGGCCGGTGGCTGGCCGATGGTGCCGCTGCTGCTGTTGGGCGTACTGGCTTTGGCAATTGTCCTGGAGCGTTTCTGGACCTTGCGGCGTAACGAGGTCCTGCCCCCGGGGCTGGGCCAGGAAGTGCGCAACTGGGCCGCGCGCGGCAAACTCGATCCCAGCCACATCCAGTCGCTGCGCGCCAACTCGCCCCTGGGTGCGCTGCTGGCCGTGGCACTGGAAGCACGCAACCGCCCGCGCGACCAGATCCGCGAACGCATCGAGGATGCCGGTCGCCACCTGGTGCACCGCATGGAGCGTTTCCTGAATGCCCTGGGCACGATCGCCTCGGCCGGCCCGCTGCTGGGCCTGCTGGGCACCGTGGTGGGCATGATCCAGATGTTCCTGGGCATCCTCGACCACGGCGTGGGCGACGTGAACCAGCTGGCCGGCGGTATCGGCAAGGCGCTGGTGTGCACCGCCACCGGCATGATCGTGGCGATTCCGGCGCTGATGTTCCATCGCTACTTCAAGGGCCGCATCGGCGGCTACGTGATCGAGATGGAGCAGGAAGCCAGCGCGCTGCTGGATGCGCTGGACGGTCGCCCCGGGGTGATGAACACCGGCGCACGTGCGCCGACAGCGGCGCCGGCCGCACCCGTCACGGCCAAGGGCTGA
- a CDS encoding DNA internalization-related competence protein ComEC/Rec2 → MVIAAAREDAPAAVPLPLFGKACAATLLLGVCITVFAPQLLPRALGMVAVCAGMIVWGWPSRWRCLGAALLGMGCAALHAHASLAGQLPAGAAAIDHMLQGRVVSLPDHGARSTRFLFRVDDDAALPPYVRGRLFAMGWPARPDGSEDARRHVQAGARWVLHARLRPPRGLRNPGGFDAERHVLVQGLAGSGQVREPARARMLAPASGVPAWRERMAASIASQVHGEEARFVQALALGDTRALTQADWDDLRALGLTHLIAISGFHVGLVAGFAAWLAAWVWRAWPPLGRYWPRPLGVAVAAVSGAALYAAVAGFALPTVRTVLMIAVLAAARCSRRRVTVGQSLALAALAVLLVDPLAVLAPGFWLSFAGVLWLVWCLPGRDPRWLRTFLVAQGVATLALLPLTVALFGQASRAGPLVNLLAIPWWSLVVVPLALLGTALEAVVAGAGRWPWQLAAGCFEGSWWLLGYAARSPLALWWLPQARDAALLVALLGVGWLLLPRGSGGRLPAVLLCLPLLWPAQSRPGEGEVELLVMDVGQGMAIWVRTRTHRLLYDTGPAAAGGFDAGERIVVPTLHALGEGRLDRLVLSHGDRDHAGGVAAVRRGFAGTPLLAPQGALPGIDAPCHAGQSWRWDGVGFQVLHPRPRTPYQGNESSCVLRIVTAHGAILLAGDIGARSEAQLLQASSALRAELVVVPHHGSDGSSSAAWVAAVAPRLAIVSAGHGNRFRHPRPAVVARWRGEGAEVLTTADSGALRAWLGREGLHVREQRVFQPRWWDAAERARSAAILSAVKQAADGPEG, encoded by the coding sequence ATGGTTATCGCGGCAGCCCGAGAGGATGCGCCAGCGGCGGTTCCACTTCCCCTGTTCGGCAAGGCCTGCGCCGCGACGCTGCTGCTTGGCGTATGCATCACCGTGTTCGCACCGCAGTTGCTGCCGCGTGCGCTGGGGATGGTGGCGGTCTGTGCGGGCATGATCGTGTGGGGGTGGCCTTCGCGATGGCGATGCCTGGGCGCTGCGCTGCTGGGCATGGGCTGCGCGGCCCTGCATGCGCACGCGTCGCTTGCTGGGCAGTTGCCGGCCGGAGCAGCGGCCATCGATCACATGCTGCAGGGCAGGGTGGTGAGCCTGCCCGATCACGGCGCACGCAGCACCCGTTTCCTGTTCCGCGTTGACGACGATGCCGCGCTGCCACCCTATGTGCGTGGCCGCCTGTTTGCGATGGGCTGGCCTGCCCGCCCCGATGGCAGCGAGGATGCGCGTCGACACGTGCAGGCCGGCGCACGCTGGGTGCTGCATGCACGTCTGCGGCCGCCACGGGGGCTGCGCAATCCCGGTGGTTTCGACGCGGAGCGCCACGTCCTGGTGCAGGGGCTGGCGGGGTCCGGGCAGGTTCGTGAACCGGCACGCGCGCGCATGCTGGCGCCTGCCAGTGGCGTTCCGGCCTGGCGTGAGCGCATGGCGGCGTCCATTGCCTCGCAGGTGCATGGCGAAGAGGCGCGTTTCGTGCAGGCGCTTGCACTGGGCGATACCCGCGCGCTCACCCAGGCCGACTGGGACGACCTGCGCGCGCTCGGGCTCACCCATCTCATCGCGATTTCCGGCTTCCATGTAGGGCTCGTCGCAGGCTTCGCGGCCTGGCTGGCGGCGTGGGTCTGGCGCGCATGGCCACCGCTGGGCCGCTACTGGCCACGACCGCTGGGGGTGGCGGTTGCCGCCGTGTCCGGGGCCGCGCTGTACGCCGCCGTGGCCGGCTTCGCGCTGCCCACCGTGCGCACCGTGCTGATGATTGCGGTGCTGGCCGCCGCACGCTGCAGCCGGCGCCGGGTGACCGTCGGCCAGTCACTTGCGCTGGCCGCCCTGGCGGTGTTGCTGGTGGATCCGCTGGCGGTGCTGGCGCCCGGCTTCTGGCTCAGCTTCGCCGGGGTGCTGTGGCTGGTCTGGTGCCTGCCGGGGCGCGACCCGCGTTGGCTGCGCACCTTCCTGGTGGCGCAGGGCGTGGCCACGCTGGCGCTGCTGCCGCTCACCGTGGCGCTGTTCGGCCAGGCCTCGCGTGCCGGGCCGCTGGTCAACCTGCTGGCGATTCCCTGGTGGAGCCTGGTGGTGGTGCCGCTGGCGCTGCTGGGCACGGCGCTGGAGGCAGTGGTCGCGGGTGCGGGGCGCTGGCCCTGGCAGCTGGCCGCAGGGTGTTTCGAGGGCAGCTGGTGGCTGCTCGGCTATGCGGCCCGCAGCCCGCTGGCGCTGTGGTGGCTGCCGCAGGCCCGCGACGCGGCGCTGCTGGTGGCGTTGCTCGGGGTTGGCTGGCTGCTGCTGCCACGCGGCAGCGGTGGTCGGCTGCCGGCGGTCCTGCTGTGCCTGCCATTGCTGTGGCCGGCCCAGTCCCGGCCCGGCGAGGGGGAGGTGGAACTGCTGGTCATGGACGTGGGGCAGGGCATGGCGATATGGGTGCGCACCCGCACCCACCGGTTGCTGTACGACACTGGCCCCGCGGCGGCGGGCGGGTTCGATGCCGGCGAGCGGATCGTGGTGCCGACCCTGCACGCGCTGGGCGAGGGGCGGCTGGATCGACTCGTGCTCAGCCATGGCGATCGCGACCACGCGGGCGGGGTTGCGGCGGTCAGGCGCGGGTTCGCGGGTACGCCGCTGCTGGCGCCGCAGGGCGCGCTGCCGGGCATCGACGCCCCCTGTCATGCCGGGCAATCCTGGCGCTGGGACGGGGTCGGCTTCCAGGTTCTGCACCCCCGGCCACGCACGCCCTACCAGGGCAACGAAAGCAGCTGCGTGCTGCGTATCGTGACCGCGCATGGCGCGATTCTGCTGGCAGGCGACATTGGCGCGCGCAGCGAAGCGCAGCTGCTGCAGGCATCCTCCGCGCTGCGGGCCGAGCTGGTGGTGGTGCCGCATCATGGCAGCGACGGCTCTTCCAGTGCCGCCTGGGTGGCCGCGGTGGCGCCCAGGCTCGCGATTGTCTCGGCCGGGCATGGCAACCGCTTCCGGCACCCGCGCCCGGCCGTGGTGGCGCGCTGGCGGGGCGAGGGGGCCGAAGTACTGACCACTGCCGACAGTGGCGCGTTGCGCGCCTGGCTCGGGCGTGAAGGCCTGCACGTGCGTGAACAGCGGGTTTTTCAGCCGCGTTGGTGGGATGCCGCGGAGCGGGCGCGGTCGGCTGCTATCCTATCGGCGGTCAAACAAGCGGCTGATGGGCCGGAGGGTTGA
- a CDS encoding PilC/PilY family type IV pilus protein, producing MATRTFKWITAASAVALAGMGLLGYNLIAAQAQGALAQAPLNNQVQTPPAFIMAVDDSGSMTFQTQFPGMDGEGCWDTGRKSFFDSNGNLNTSGNCDYFYLLPGTRINNYYGIPPIDQLGFSRSSDFNPTYFNPAVKYEPWVAGTGVSYGDAGLQATRIDPRNTATVALASLYYSTSASDSFRMQDGMVIPAGTFYRYGNTNYQRNSDYTWNNGVATVYMEYTPATFFTRWTSANDPYPQIPGVNNAYNGVTRVRVTNACGTNCSMWKYTIGAGNTAALQNFANWYSYYGNRNRAMIAGMTRSLADVNNLRVGYFRINQNGSYDSGSDQSKRLTMRDMAVNADKLALYTDMISLTASGGTPNRQAVNAAALQFTRTDAGAPVQLSCQKNAVMLFTDGFSNGGGPTVGNNDGGMGSPFQDGNSNTMADIVSKYYNSVGGASPLRTDLTAGQVPVPQACKTGNPDKSLDCQTNLHLNFYGVTLGARGNLFNPDLDQNPYTDASIYGNWPPRQDDQRSTVDDIWHATVNTRGEYINARTPEEITTAMRRVLSSVTSGASPSGGSGSSGARVGAGSITVGPSYEIANEGTDWFGRLSASALSVNSQRQVVSTPIWEAAALLPSSGRKVFYTKDGTTREFNDGSVTLADLCTKSTALYPGMSRCSAAELTALGATATTAVAYLKGDQSGEVKSGGKLRDRTTRLGDIVNSSPVVSAPGDDFGYRRLGGDLATSYQTYVTNKRANANYMVYVGANDGMLHAFNGGMNGAGTQIAGGGTEAFAYIPSTALGHMGNLLFPYNAKNLNDQKFDHRYYVDGKITVVDTRYGNNWHTTLVGASGAGGRSVFGLDVTPGTTFGASSKLWEISDLDTALSADVRNNIGHVLARPVIVPMLDSSGTPVWRAVFGNGYNSANGKAVLFLVDIKTGTPTISMIEAVESGAGVPTGSNGLGSVVVVDRYGGTSQQTRGSDGYADTAYGTDQKGAVWKFDLRSRANVTVPLFTTRSYTEGGRTLRQPFTGGIESMSGQLGGNMLFFGTGSFSFVGDPSDVSVQSLYGVNDTTDGAVTTTLTRANLGGSSVITSGGQRTLSTGTPPSDSRGWYVDLPAGERFVGNPTISEGVVYLPTYVPTPGNAGCASSGTNWLFGLQSGTGGGAFGQSRLDSTTGTVISDGVAGLRTDSTGSAAVTDVGINSLPGTGLAAGGTGGSGTSPPSGVPPTPPNECWNYVNNGNQRIFVPYPCGRQSWRQIQ from the coding sequence ATGGCCACGCGCACGTTCAAATGGATTACCGCTGCCTCGGCCGTTGCCCTCGCGGGCATGGGGCTGCTGGGCTACAACCTGATCGCCGCGCAGGCGCAGGGGGCGCTGGCACAGGCGCCGCTGAACAACCAGGTGCAGACGCCCCCGGCGTTCATCATGGCGGTGGATGACTCCGGCTCGATGACCTTCCAGACCCAGTTCCCGGGCATGGACGGCGAGGGCTGCTGGGACACCGGCCGCAAGAGCTTCTTCGATTCCAACGGCAACCTGAATACCTCCGGCAACTGCGATTACTTCTACCTGCTGCCGGGTACGCGCATCAACAATTACTACGGTATCCCGCCGATCGATCAGCTCGGGTTCTCGCGCTCGTCCGACTTCAACCCGACCTACTTCAACCCCGCGGTGAAGTACGAGCCCTGGGTGGCAGGCACCGGCGTGTCCTACGGTGACGCCGGCCTGCAGGCCACCCGCATCGACCCGCGCAACACCGCCACCGTGGCGCTGGCGTCGCTGTACTACAGTACGTCGGCCTCCGATTCTTTCCGTATGCAGGACGGCATGGTGATCCCGGCCGGCACGTTCTACCGGTACGGCAATACCAACTACCAGCGCAACAGCGACTACACCTGGAACAACGGGGTAGCGACGGTTTACATGGAGTACACGCCGGCCACCTTCTTCACCCGCTGGACCTCGGCCAACGACCCGTACCCGCAGATTCCGGGGGTGAACAACGCCTACAACGGCGTCACCCGCGTCCGCGTGACCAATGCCTGCGGTACCAACTGCTCGATGTGGAAGTACACCATCGGCGCGGGCAATACCGCAGCGCTGCAGAACTTCGCCAACTGGTACTCGTACTACGGCAACCGCAACCGCGCGATGATCGCCGGCATGACCCGTTCGCTGGCGGACGTCAACAACCTGCGCGTGGGTTACTTCCGCATCAATCAGAACGGCAGCTACGACAGCGGCTCGGACCAGAGCAAGCGGCTGACCATGCGTGACATGGCGGTCAATGCCGACAAGCTGGCGCTGTACACCGACATGATCTCCCTGACCGCCAGCGGCGGTACGCCCAATCGGCAGGCGGTGAATGCGGCCGCGCTGCAGTTCACCCGTACCGACGCCGGTGCGCCGGTACAGCTGTCGTGCCAGAAGAACGCGGTGATGCTGTTCACCGACGGCTTCAGCAATGGCGGCGGTCCAACCGTGGGCAACAACGACGGCGGCATGGGCAGCCCGTTCCAGGACGGCAACAGCAACACGATGGCCGACATTGTGAGCAAGTATTACAACAGCGTGGGCGGCGCCTCGCCGTTGCGCACCGACCTGACCGCCGGCCAGGTACCGGTGCCGCAGGCCTGCAAGACCGGCAATCCGGACAAGAGCCTGGACTGCCAGACCAACCTGCACCTCAACTTCTACGGCGTCACCCTGGGCGCGCGAGGCAACCTGTTCAACCCGGACCTCGACCAGAACCCATACACCGACGCGTCGATCTACGGCAACTGGCCGCCGCGCCAGGACGACCAGCGCAGCACGGTGGACGACATCTGGCATGCCACGGTCAATACCCGCGGTGAGTACATCAATGCGCGCACCCCGGAAGAAATCACCACCGCCATGCGTCGCGTGCTGTCGTCGGTGACCTCGGGCGCCTCGCCGTCCGGTGGCTCCGGTTCCAGCGGCGCCCGCGTCGGCGCCGGTTCGATCACGGTGGGCCCCAGCTACGAAATCGCCAACGAAGGAACCGACTGGTTCGGTCGCCTGTCGGCCAGTGCGCTGTCGGTCAATTCGCAGCGGCAGGTAGTGTCCACCCCGATCTGGGAGGCGGCCGCGCTGCTGCCCAGCAGTGGGCGCAAGGTGTTCTACACCAAGGACGGCACCACCCGTGAGTTCAACGATGGCAGCGTGACGCTGGCCGACCTGTGCACCAAGTCGACCGCGCTGTACCCGGGCATGTCCCGCTGCAGCGCCGCCGAGCTGACCGCGCTGGGGGCCACGGCCACCACGGCGGTGGCCTACCTCAAGGGTGATCAGAGCGGCGAAGTGAAGAGTGGCGGCAAGCTGCGCGATCGCACCACGCGGCTGGGTGACATCGTCAACTCCAGCCCGGTGGTGAGCGCGCCGGGCGATGACTTCGGTTACCGCCGTCTTGGCGGCGACCTGGCCACGTCGTACCAGACCTACGTGACCAACAAGCGGGCCAACGCCAACTACATGGTCTATGTAGGCGCCAATGACGGCATGCTGCATGCCTTCAATGGCGGCATGAACGGCGCCGGCACCCAGATCGCAGGGGGCGGCACCGAGGCATTCGCCTATATCCCGTCCACGGCGTTGGGCCACATGGGCAACCTGCTGTTCCCGTACAACGCCAAGAATCTGAACGACCAGAAGTTCGATCACCGGTACTACGTCGACGGCAAGATCACCGTGGTCGATACCCGTTACGGCAACAACTGGCATACCACGCTGGTGGGCGCCTCCGGTGCGGGTGGCCGCAGCGTGTTCGGGCTGGACGTGACCCCGGGCACCACCTTTGGTGCCAGCAGCAAGCTGTGGGAGATCAGCGACCTGGATACCGCGCTGTCGGCCGACGTGCGCAACAACATCGGCCACGTGCTGGCGCGCCCGGTGATCGTACCCATGCTCGACAGCAGCGGTACGCCGGTCTGGCGGGCGGTGTTTGGCAATGGCTACAACAGTGCCAATGGCAAGGCCGTGCTGTTCCTGGTCGACATCAAGACCGGCACGCCGACCATTTCGATGATCGAAGCGGTGGAATCCGGTGCCGGGGTGCCGACCGGCAGCAACGGCCTGGGCAGCGTGGTGGTGGTTGACCGGTACGGCGGCACCAGCCAGCAGACCCGCGGCAGCGACGGCTACGCCGACACCGCCTACGGTACCGACCAGAAGGGCGCGGTGTGGAAGTTCGACCTGCGCAGCCGCGCCAACGTGACGGTGCCGCTGTTTACTACGCGCAGCTACACCGAAGGCGGCCGCACGCTGCGCCAGCCGTTCACCGGCGGCATCGAGTCGATGTCCGGTCAGCTGGGTGGCAACATGCTGTTCTTTGGTACCGGCAGCTTCTCCTTCGTGGGCGATCCGTCCGACGTGTCGGTGCAGTCGCTGTATGGCGTCAACGACACCACGGACGGTGCGGTCACCACGACGCTCACCCGCGCCAACCTGGGCGGCAGCAGCGTGATCACCAGCGGCGGCCAGCGTACGCTCAGCACCGGTACACCGCCGAGCGACAGTCGCGGCTGGTACGTCGATCTGCCAGCCGGCGAGCGCTTCGTGGGCAACCCGACGATTTCCGAGGGTGTTGTCTACCTGCCCACCTATGTGCCCACGCCTGGCAACGCCGGCTGCGCTTCGTCGGGTACCAACTGGCTGTTCGGCCTGCAGTCGGGCACCGGCGGCGGTGCGTTCGGTCAGTCGCGTCTTGACTCGACCACCGGCACGGTGATCTCCGATGGCGTGGCAGGGCTCAGGACCGATTCGACCGGCAGCGCCGCCGTGACGGACGTCGGTATCAATTCGCTGCCGGGGACTGGTCTGGCTGCAGGCGGTACCGGCGGCAGTGGCACCTCGCCGCCGTCGGGTGTGCCGCCGACACCGCCGAACGAGTGCTGGAACTACGTCAACAACGGCAATCAGCGGATCTTTGTGCCGTATCCTTGTGGTCGTCAATCGTGGAGGCAGATCCAGTGA
- the uvrB gene encoding excinuclease ABC subunit UvrB has protein sequence MSDRFELVSPYSPAGDQPAAIEKLTANFEAGIAKQTLLGVTGSGKTYTIANVIQNVQKPTLIMAPNKTLAAQLYGEFKSFFPNNAVEYFVSYYDYYQPEAYVAASDTFIEKDSSINEHIEQMRLAATKTLLSRPDAIVVATVSAIYGLGAPEDYLSLRLILSTGERIEQRDLINHLTSLQFTRNEYELQRGTFRVRGEVIDVFPAESDSEAVRIELFDGVVEQISMFDPLTGESLRKLMRYTLYPKTHYATTRERVLAAVETIKAELKPRLEQLYEQNKLVEAQRLAQRTQFDLEMMAEVGFCNGIENYSRHLTGKAPGEPPPTLFDYLPPDALLVIDESHVTIPQIGAMFKGDRSRKETLVEFGFRLPSALDNRPLRFEEWEARCPRSIYVSATPGPYELREAGDEITELVVRPTGLIDPVVEIRPVGTQVDDLMSEVNERIKLGDRVLVTTLTKRMAENLTDYLTEHGIRVRYLHSDIDTVERVEIIRDLRLGKFDVLVGINLLREGLDMPEVSLVAILDADKEGFLRSTGSLIQTIGRAARNLRGKAILYADKITRSMQAAIDETDRRRAKQVEYNELHGITPTSVLRPITDVLEGARSDAAEKESRGKGKGRGGKVAEEAVDYRTLGPAQIAKRLQALEQKMYQHARDLEFEDAAQVRDQIRQLKEASLG, from the coding sequence ATGAGCGATCGCTTCGAACTTGTCTCCCCGTATTCGCCGGCCGGCGACCAGCCCGCGGCGATCGAGAAGCTGACGGCCAACTTCGAGGCGGGCATCGCCAAGCAGACCCTGCTCGGCGTGACCGGCTCGGGCAAGACCTACACCATTGCCAACGTGATCCAGAACGTGCAGAAGCCGACGCTGATCATGGCGCCGAACAAAACGCTGGCCGCGCAGTTGTACGGTGAGTTCAAGTCGTTCTTCCCCAACAACGCGGTCGAGTATTTCGTCAGCTACTACGACTACTACCAGCCCGAAGCCTACGTGGCCGCGTCGGACACCTTCATCGAGAAGGACAGCTCGATCAACGAGCACATCGAGCAGATGCGCCTGGCCGCCACCAAGACCCTGCTGTCACGCCCGGACGCGATCGTGGTGGCCACGGTCTCGGCGATCTACGGCCTGGGCGCGCCGGAAGACTACCTGTCGCTGCGCCTGATCCTGTCCACCGGCGAGCGCATCGAGCAGCGCGACCTGATCAACCACCTGACCTCGCTGCAGTTCACCCGCAACGAGTACGAGCTGCAGCGCGGCACGTTCCGCGTGCGCGGTGAAGTCATCGACGTGTTCCCGGCCGAGTCGGACAGCGAAGCGGTGCGCATCGAGCTGTTCGACGGCGTGGTCGAGCAGATCAGCATGTTCGACCCGCTCACCGGCGAAAGCCTGCGCAAGCTGATGCGCTACACGCTGTATCCCAAGACCCACTACGCGACCACCCGCGAGCGCGTGCTGGCAGCGGTGGAAACCATCAAGGCCGAACTCAAGCCGCGCCTGGAGCAGCTCTACGAACAGAACAAGCTGGTGGAAGCCCAACGCCTGGCGCAGCGCACTCAGTTCGACCTGGAAATGATGGCCGAGGTCGGGTTCTGCAACGGCATCGAAAACTACTCGCGCCACCTCACCGGCAAGGCGCCGGGCGAGCCGCCGCCGACCCTGTTCGATTACCTGCCGCCCGATGCGCTGCTGGTGATCGACGAGTCGCACGTGACCATTCCGCAGATCGGCGCGATGTTCAAGGGCGACCGCTCGCGCAAGGAAACCCTGGTGGAGTTCGGCTTCCGCCTGCCGTCGGCGCTGGATAACCGCCCCTTGCGTTTCGAGGAGTGGGAGGCCCGCTGCCCGCGCAGCATCTATGTGTCGGCCACGCCCGGCCCGTACGAACTGCGCGAAGCCGGCGATGAGATCACCGAGCTGGTGGTGCGCCCGACCGGCCTGATCGATCCGGTGGTGGAGATCCGCCCCGTGGGCACCCAGGTCGACGACCTGATGAGCGAAGTCAACGAGCGGATCAAGCTCGGCGACCGCGTGCTGGTCACCACGCTGACCAAGCGCATGGCCGAGAACCTCACCGACTACCTCACCGAGCACGGCATCCGCGTGCGCTACCTGCATTCGGACATCGACACGGTGGAGCGGGTGGAGATCATCCGCGACCTGCGCCTGGGCAAGTTCGACGTGCTGGTGGGCATCAACCTGCTGCGCGAAGGCCTGGACATGCCCGAGGTGTCGCTGGTGGCGATTCTGGACGCGGACAAGGAAGGTTTCCTGCGTTCCACTGGCTCGCTGATCCAGACCATCGGCCGGGCCGCACGCAACCTGCGTGGCAAGGCGATCCTGTACGCCGACAAGATCACGCGCTCGATGCAGGCGGCGATCGACGAAACCGACCGTCGTCGCGCCAAGCAGGTCGAATACAACGAACTGCATGGCATCACACCCACGTCGGTGCTGCGGCCGATCACCGATGTGCTCGAAGGCGCGCGCTCGGATGCGGCCGAGAAAGAGTCGCGTGGCAAGGGCAAGGGGCGCGGTGGCAAAGTGGCCGAAGAGGCGGTGGATTACCGCACGCTCGGTCCGGCCCAGATCGCCAAGCGGCTGCAGGCACTGGAGCAGAAGATGTACCAGCACGCCCGCGACCTGGAGTTTGAAGACGCCGCGCAGGTACGCGACCAGATCCGGCAGCTGAAGGAGGCCAGCCTGGGCTGA
- a CDS encoding type IV pilin protein, with protein sequence MVVVAVIAILSAVAYPNYTQYVLRSKRAQAKAEMVEYMQRAERMHTLNNSYAAFKFSETGTQTINSPRTGTAAYQLTINPGAQTYTITAVPQGGQAKDKCGTMTVNQAGQKTPATASGVTCW encoded by the coding sequence ATGGTGGTGGTGGCCGTGATCGCCATCCTGAGCGCGGTGGCGTACCCGAACTACACCCAGTACGTACTGCGCTCCAAGCGCGCGCAGGCCAAGGCCGAGATGGTCGAGTACATGCAGCGCGCCGAACGCATGCATACGCTCAACAACAGCTACGCGGCGTTCAAATTCAGCGAGACCGGTACGCAGACGATCAACTCGCCGCGCACCGGCACCGCCGCCTACCAGCTGACCATCAACCCGGGTGCCCAGACGTACACCATCACGGCCGTTCCCCAGGGCGGCCAGGCCAAAGACAAGTGCGGCACGATGACCGTCAACCAAGCCGGCCAGAAGACGCCTGCCACGGCGTCCGGGGTGACCTGCTGGTAA
- a CDS encoding biopolymer transporter ExbD, with protein sequence MRIRNDRVQDEPHIDLVPLIDVILVLIIFFVVTTTFDARSTLQLQLPTASQQDNSEPPRSLSVLVNAEGRYFINDQEVLRTDVESVKQTIAAVAGSDREQTVLLRADARTPYQAVVTAQDALGQLGFRRIAIATAPEVRP encoded by the coding sequence ATGCGCATCCGCAATGACCGGGTCCAGGACGAGCCGCACATCGATCTGGTACCGCTGATCGACGTGATCCTCGTGCTGATCATCTTCTTCGTGGTCACCACGACCTTCGACGCGCGCTCGACCCTGCAGCTGCAGTTGCCGACCGCCAGCCAGCAGGACAACAGCGAGCCGCCGCGTTCGCTCAGCGTGCTGGTCAACGCCGAAGGGCGCTATTTCATCAATGACCAGGAAGTGCTGCGCACCGACGTGGAGTCGGTCAAGCAGACCATCGCCGCCGTGGCCGGCAGCGACCGCGAACAGACGGTGCTGCTGCGTGCCGATGCCCGCACGCCGTACCAGGCCGTTGTCACCGCCCAGGATGCCCTGGGCCAGCTCGGCTTCCGCCGCATCGCCATCGCAACCGCGCCGGAGGTGCGTCCATGA